A part of Lepisosteus oculatus isolate fLepOcu1 chromosome 16, fLepOcu1.hap2, whole genome shotgun sequence genomic DNA contains:
- the LOC102696345 gene encoding translocon-associated protein subunit alpha-like isoform X1, translating to MFQMGSKILLLLLLAFPCSLIGSVGRVSAESEPPGDGTADSVVDEEEEEDDEEALVEETHISDDSGDEQDDPVEAAVTSHPDVDTTIIFVSGEEFPANEIVKFLVGFTNKGSQDFTVQSLEASFRYPQDYQFYIQNFTVLPLNTLVQPQRQASFEYSFIPALPMAGRPFGLVILLNYQDSEGNVFQSAIFNQTVTITELEEGLDGETVFMYVFLSGLVALILFGLYQVLESRTAPTLKWTKKMDGWYQSKRKRVPGKVETGTGGLNDVDISWIPQETLNVMNKASPKASPRKRTKRAAGTDQ from the exons ATGTTTCAGATGGGGTCAAAAatacttcttcttcttctcttgGCATTCCCATGCTCCCTTATCGGCTCAGTag GACGGGTGTCAGCTGAAAGTGAGCCTCCGGGAGACGGAACTGCAGACTCTGTGGTAgatgaggaggaagaggaagacgaTGAAGAAGCCCTGGTAGAAGAGACTCACATCTCTGAC GACTCGGGAGATGAGCAGGACGATCCTGTGGAAGCTGCTGTGACCTCTCACCCCGATGTGGATACCACCATTATCTTTGTGAGTGGGGAAG AGTTCCCAGCCAATGAAATTGTGAAGTTCTTGGTGGGCTTCACCAATAAGGGCAGTCAAGACTTCACTGTCCAGTCACTGGAGGCTTCCTTCCGGTATCCCCAGGACTACCAGTTCTACATTCAGAAT TTCACAGTTCTGCCCCTGAACACGCTGGTCCAGCCCCAGAGACAGGCGTCCTTTGAGTACTCCTTTATCCCCGCGCTGCCCATGGCTGGACGCCCCTTCGGACTGGTCATCCTGCTCAACTACCAGGACAGTGAG GGCAATGTCTTCCAGAGTGCCATATTCAACCAGACAGTCACCATCACCGAGCTGGAGGAAGGTCTGGATGGAGAAAC GGTGTTCATGTATGTGTTCCTGTCTGGACTTGTGGCGCTCATCTTGTTTGGGCTTTACCAGGTGCTGGAGTCCAGGACG GCTCCAACCCTGAAATGGacaaagaaaatggatggatggtatcAATCAAAG AGGAAGAGAGTCCCGGGGAAGGTGGAGACAGGCACAGGCGGTCTGAACGACGTGGACATCAGCTGGATTCCCCAGGAGACCCTCAACGTCATGA ACAAGGCCTCCCCAAAAGCTTCTCCCCGAAAGCGGACCAAGAGAGCAGCCGGAACGGATCAGTaa
- the LOC102696345 gene encoding translocon-associated protein subunit alpha-like isoform X2, whose product MFQMGSKILLLLLLAFPCSLIGSVGRVSAESEPPGDGTADSVVDEEEEEDDEEALVEETHISDDSGDEQDDPVEAAVTSHPDVDTTIIFVSGEEFPANEIVKFLVGFTNKGSQDFTVQSLEASFRYPQDYQFYIQNFTVLPLNTLVQPQRQASFEYSFIPALPMAGRPFGLVILLNYQDSEGNVFQSAIFNQTVTITELEEGLDGETVFMYVFLSGLVALILFGLYQVLESRTRKRVPGKVETGTGGLNDVDISWIPQETLNVMNKASPKASPRKRTKRAAGTDQ is encoded by the exons ATGTTTCAGATGGGGTCAAAAatacttcttcttcttctcttgGCATTCCCATGCTCCCTTATCGGCTCAGTag GACGGGTGTCAGCTGAAAGTGAGCCTCCGGGAGACGGAACTGCAGACTCTGTGGTAgatgaggaggaagaggaagacgaTGAAGAAGCCCTGGTAGAAGAGACTCACATCTCTGAC GACTCGGGAGATGAGCAGGACGATCCTGTGGAAGCTGCTGTGACCTCTCACCCCGATGTGGATACCACCATTATCTTTGTGAGTGGGGAAG AGTTCCCAGCCAATGAAATTGTGAAGTTCTTGGTGGGCTTCACCAATAAGGGCAGTCAAGACTTCACTGTCCAGTCACTGGAGGCTTCCTTCCGGTATCCCCAGGACTACCAGTTCTACATTCAGAAT TTCACAGTTCTGCCCCTGAACACGCTGGTCCAGCCCCAGAGACAGGCGTCCTTTGAGTACTCCTTTATCCCCGCGCTGCCCATGGCTGGACGCCCCTTCGGACTGGTCATCCTGCTCAACTACCAGGACAGTGAG GGCAATGTCTTCCAGAGTGCCATATTCAACCAGACAGTCACCATCACCGAGCTGGAGGAAGGTCTGGATGGAGAAAC GGTGTTCATGTATGTGTTCCTGTCTGGACTTGTGGCGCTCATCTTGTTTGGGCTTTACCAGGTGCTGGAGTCCAGGACG AGGAAGAGAGTCCCGGGGAAGGTGGAGACAGGCACAGGCGGTCTGAACGACGTGGACATCAGCTGGATTCCCCAGGAGACCCTCAACGTCATGA ACAAGGCCTCCCCAAAAGCTTCTCCCCGAAAGCGGACCAAGAGAGCAGCCGGAACGGATCAGTaa